The sequence CTTTAAGATCTACAATAATAAGTCATACGATGGAGCAGACAGGGCTGAGAAAAGTTCAGGATATCACTGCCGACTTGCAGCCGAGCAGAGTAACTAAAAATTCTAAACAgcttagtaattttattgataatattaAACAAAACATTAATCCGTTTGCTGCTGATTTAGataacaattatttatttaatatttcgaCAGGTCAAACGGTACAAGAAAATATCGAAAGATTCTTACTTAATGTCGAAACAATGGGTAATGAACAACGAGAAAATTTTATTACACAATGTGCAGAAGATGAAAAAAGATTTGAAAAAcccataaaacaaaataaagtgctTAATTTTACAGacaatatgcaaaaaaagaaaatgacAGTGTCAGGAAAAGTTGTTGAACTGCGTATGCAACGTGACTTGTTTGGCCAATTTTTATGCATACCTTTGCAAAAATCTCTAGATATAAAGTTTTAATATATCCTCTAACGCCAGTGCCATTATCAATGTGTCACATGGATGGATCTATTTGCAAAACTAATAAGGCAGCTCTATTAAAAGTACTCGAGCAGCAGATTGAGCCGCATACTCCGGAGCATACTAACGTGAAGGTGTTCGATGGATTTTTTATGCTTCATTTGATGAGGGAAATTCCAGCTACTTACGGAAACATATCTACTAAAATTTTAAGTATGTTTTGTTCTAATAATGCGGAAGTTGTAGTAATCGCCTTTGATAGGTACATTTTTCCTTCAATCAAAGATAATGAACATTCTTTAAGAGGAATGCAAGTCGCACAATTCCACATCGAGGGACCAGAGCAAATACGTTCTTCTGATTTCAGTAACGACTTGAAAAACGCTAATTTTAAAGAGGCGTTAGTGAATTTTATTATACAGCACTGGACACTTGATCACGCAGCACCTTTCATTGGCAATAAaactatttatattaattatgatcagtgctataaatataaagtaaataaTGGCCATGTAGAAAGGACACACGATGTTTTATTAAGCTGCCCAGCGCATGAAGAAGCGGATACGAAGATAGTTTTCCACGTCTGTCAAATAGATTACGACGCACATGTCACGATAAGATGCTCGGATACTGACGTGGCCATTATAATGCTTTCTAACATGAGTGCCTTAAGTAACGCTGATGTTAAAGTTTCAATGGAAGCCGGAGTCGGTAATAATCAGCGCTTTATTAACATTAGCAAGTTGTATGAAACGTTGGGCCCTAAATTAAGCGCCGCGCTGCCGGCTTTCCATGCATTGACGGGTTGCGACTATAACCCGTCATTTTTCAAGAAAGGAAAAAGCCGGCcgtataaaattttacaaaactcaGAACGTTTTATCGATAGTTTTATCAAACTAAGCAACGCACCTGACGACGAGTTGCAGAATACGTTTGATATTATAGAAGAATATGTTTGTCGTATGTATGGATTCAAAAAAATCAACAAAGTCAATGAAGCACGAGTTGCAACATTTTTGAAGACGTACAAGGTTTTACAAAACGATGACATATTCCGGTTACCGAAGAATAATATCGACGGATCAGCTCTGCCTCCCTGCAAAATTGAGCTGCACCAACATTTGCTGCGGACAACATACATAGCAAATATTTGGGCACATGCTCATCTTCAGGTTCCAACGGCATTACATCCGACTGATTTTGGATGGGAAGAAGATGagggaaaattcaattttaaatggtTCGAGGGTGACCAGCTACCCGCTACCCTTGGTGATATAACTATCGATGATGGCGATGACCAAAAAAGTACTGAAGGTTAGAATAATACTGATATATTTTTCTCTCATTTCATTATTTGTCAGTTtcaatttttgattattttctgtttaattttatcacacaattttaatttaaaaataaaactgaGTTATATTTGTAACAATTTTGGATAGCATGTcaccttttttttgtaatttataatcagatttgaattaaaattttgctCTTGCGTGTTAAATGTTTATATACTATTATCATCTATAtcttttaatatattattattatatatgtttACAGATCCTGACGAAGATCTTTCACGGGTCGACATCGCTGTCAGTGATAATGACAGCGATAATGAGTACGATGGCGATGAATCCGAAGAAagcgaaatttaaaatattagctATTCACGTATTAGCAcactatgtatatttattttgaattttagtatgctttttgtaaataaataatacatttttaagTAATTAATAGTAAACCTACTTTTTATTATCCTCCTTTAGAGCAGAAAAGTTATACGTATCTATCATCCAATAACTGCATGGGCGGCACGCTGTGTTTAATGAGAAAAGTATAGATATCTGATACCGCAAGAGCTGAAATTTGGTAATACAATAGTTGACTAAATAagttaaacgaaaaaaatatCCAGCTTTATATTTAGTGAGGGAAAAGTGTCCAGCCGATGCAGTCAAAGATACGACGCGCCCGAGCGCATACCCGTGCGCAGCATCCTTCACTGCATCAGCTGGACAATTTTCCCCCACTAAATTTAAAGCTGgatgtttttttcgtttaagttattaatttaactattagtttacaaaatttcagcttttgtAGTATCAGTTTACTCAGCgcatatttttcacttctttACGTGAAAAGCTGGAGCATAATCCCCCACTCTAAATTCGGCTGG is a genomic window of Eurosta solidaginis isolate ZX-2024a chromosome 4, ASM4086904v1, whole genome shotgun sequence containing:
- the LOC137249541 gene encoding uncharacterized protein, with the protein product MQVAQFHIEGPEQIRSSDFSNDLKNANFKEALVNFIIQHWTLDHAAPFIGNKTIYINYDQCYKYKVNNGHVERTHDVLLSCPAHEEADTKIVFHVCQIDYDAHVTIRCSDTDVAIIMLSNMSALSNADVKVSMEAGVGNNQRFINISKLYETLGPKLSAALPAFHALTGCDYNPSFFKKGKSRPYKILQNSERFIDSFIKLSNAPDDELQNTFDIIEEYVCRMYGFKKINKVNEARVATFLKTYKVLQNDDIFRLPKNNIDGSALPPCKIELHQHLLRTTYIANIWAHAHLQVPTALHPTDFGWEEDEGKFNFKWFEGDQLPATLGDITIDDGDDQKSTEDPDEDLSRVDIAVSDNDSDNEYDGDESEESEI